The following are encoded in a window of Sutcliffiella horikoshii genomic DNA:
- a CDS encoding PH domain-containing protein — translation MMSEKKRMHPAAIVVAFFKQLRELLFPIIIFVFFGSSSGEGFFSIIYIAVMVLWFAGLIAIGVVSWYRFYYWIEDGELRMEYGVFVKKRRFIPQERIQTLDTSEGIIQRIFGLVKVQIETAGGGTEAEASLTAVTKDEANKLREALLYYKNKDEVYGPKLPVQQEPSAEPVEKPTYKASWKTLFIVGTTSGGIGVVLSAVIAFTSQFDQFVPYEDIIDRFGMVLQTSVYFIASIVFVVLFVSWLISIVMTMFKYGNFTVTKQDDELQISRGIIEKRQLTISLKKIQAIRISQNLLRQPFGYATVYVESAGSSGGKESDFSTILFPLLKVSEVEAHLKQFVPSYLLVQEVHGLPKRSVIRYLIRLMVPAALLSTPIAYFFQPYGYLAFLSVVVAGLLGYSQYKAAGWAMESEQLQLSYRHLSKNTVLVRKKRIQSFELRESFFQGKRKLFTIKAAIKTGLGGKDFQVVDVEQHDGEQIYEWYSYEKKQGDVM, via the coding sequence ATGATGTCTGAAAAAAAGAGGATGCATCCGGCTGCCATCGTTGTAGCTTTTTTCAAACAACTGCGTGAACTTTTGTTTCCGATTATTATTTTCGTATTCTTTGGGAGTAGTTCTGGAGAAGGTTTTTTCAGCATCATTTACATAGCTGTAATGGTTTTATGGTTCGCGGGTTTAATTGCAATTGGTGTGGTCTCTTGGTATCGATTTTACTATTGGATAGAAGATGGGGAGCTGCGTATGGAATACGGTGTTTTTGTGAAAAAACGCCGGTTCATCCCGCAAGAACGGATCCAGACTTTAGATACTTCGGAAGGAATTATCCAGCGTATCTTCGGTTTAGTAAAAGTACAAATAGAAACAGCAGGTGGCGGAACGGAAGCGGAAGCAAGTTTGACGGCAGTAACAAAGGACGAGGCAAACAAGCTGAGGGAAGCTTTATTGTATTATAAAAATAAAGACGAAGTATATGGTCCAAAGCTGCCTGTTCAGCAGGAACCGAGCGCGGAGCCTGTAGAAAAGCCAACATATAAAGCATCCTGGAAAACACTCTTTATTGTGGGAACAACTTCAGGGGGGATCGGTGTTGTGCTTTCGGCAGTCATCGCGTTCACTTCCCAATTTGATCAATTTGTCCCATATGAGGATATCATCGACCGTTTCGGGATGGTCTTGCAGACAAGTGTGTATTTTATTGCTTCGATCGTTTTTGTTGTTTTGTTTGTGTCGTGGCTCATTTCTATTGTGATGACGATGTTTAAGTACGGGAATTTCACTGTCACCAAACAAGATGATGAACTGCAAATATCCAGAGGTATAATTGAAAAGCGGCAATTGACGATTTCCCTGAAAAAAATACAAGCGATAAGGATCTCACAAAACCTGTTGCGACAGCCTTTCGGATATGCGACCGTTTATGTGGAGAGTGCAGGAAGTTCAGGAGGAAAAGAATCTGACTTTTCCACGATTCTGTTTCCATTGTTGAAGGTTTCTGAAGTGGAAGCCCATTTGAAGCAGTTCGTCCCGTCGTACCTTCTTGTACAAGAGGTTCACGGTCTGCCCAAGAGGTCGGTGATTCGGTATCTTATCCGTTTAATGGTCCCGGCAGCACTGCTATCCACTCCAATCGCTTACTTCTTTCAACCGTATGGGTATCTTGCCTTTTTGTCGGTGGTGGTTGCCGGATTGCTAGGCTACAGCCAATATAAGGCTGCAGGTTGGGCAATGGAAAGTGAGCAGCTTCAACTTTCTTATCGACATTTAAGTAAGAACACTGTGCTTGTGCGTAAAAAAAGAATTCAATCCTTTGAATTGCGGGAGTCATTTTTTCAAGGGAAAAGAAAACTGTTTACAATTAAAGCTGCCATCAAAACCGGTCTTGGAGGCAAAGATTTTCAAGTGGTGGATGTGGAGCAACATGACGGCGAACAAATTTACGAGTGGTATTCTTATGAAAAAAAGCAAGGGGATGTCATGTGA
- a CDS encoding PH domain-containing protein translates to MRPEPKQMIDRKALSVWRISAALNSIFYVLLIVGFWFIQRSFEFPWWTLLIAGVLFVLIFLLTVVIFPSMQWKRWRFEVHEHEIDLQHGIFIKKRTLVPMVRVQHVDTRQGPILKKFHLSTVLISTAATIHEIPALDEEQADQVRDYISRLARVTEDDV, encoded by the coding sequence ATGAGGCCGGAGCCTAAACAGATGATAGATAGAAAAGCTTTGTCGGTATGGAGGATCTCCGCCGCACTGAATTCTATATTTTACGTCCTGCTTATTGTGGGATTTTGGTTTATACAACGTTCATTTGAATTCCCTTGGTGGACACTGCTAATTGCGGGGGTTCTGTTTGTACTGATCTTCTTATTAACCGTCGTTATTTTCCCATCTATGCAGTGGAAACGCTGGCGGTTTGAAGTACATGAACATGAAATTGACTTGCAGCATGGCATTTTTATCAAAAAAAGAACCTTGGTGCCGATGGTCCGGGTGCAGCATGTTGATACACGGCAGGGGCCGATTTTGAAAAAGTTCCATCTCTCCACGGTGCTGATTTCAACTGCGGCAACCATTCATGAGATACCGGCTCTTGATGAAGAACAGGCAGACCAAGTCAGGGATTACATATCAAGGCTTGCGAGGGTGACAGAAGATGATGTCTGA
- a CDS encoding rhomboid family intramembrane serine protease codes for MFVRTENFRTFRRLYPIITTIVAIHLILWLVVQFSPTFLNLTVGFNLFIWQGEWWRLVTPIFLHASLTHFLFNSLSLVLFGPAVERMLGKGKFITFYLLGGILANVATLLLKPDIYSHLGASGAIFAIFGLYFYMVFLRPDLLDRANSQVILTILGVGLVMTFLNSNINWIAHLFGFFAGTVLAPFFLGRGPATSPRSLRAIFPNIGRPSAPRGGKQNIFWIVLGALVLFGILSRFM; via the coding sequence ATGTTCGTCCGAACGGAAAACTTTCGTACTTTTAGAAGATTATATCCTATTATTACCACAATTGTTGCCATCCACCTTATACTTTGGCTGGTTGTACAATTTTCTCCGACTTTCTTAAACCTTACCGTTGGATTCAACCTGTTTATTTGGCAAGGAGAATGGTGGCGGCTAGTTACCCCCATTTTCCTGCATGCCAGCTTGACTCACTTTCTATTTAACTCTCTGTCGCTTGTCCTGTTCGGACCGGCCGTAGAGCGGATGTTAGGAAAAGGGAAATTTATTACCTTCTATTTGTTAGGTGGTATTCTAGCAAACGTTGCCACCCTACTATTAAAACCTGACATTTACAGTCATCTCGGAGCTTCCGGTGCCATATTTGCGATATTCGGCCTATATTTTTACATGGTATTCTTACGACCGGACCTATTGGACAGAGCAAATTCCCAAGTTATTTTGACCATTTTGGGAGTCGGGCTTGTGATGACCTTCCTGAATTCTAACATCAATTGGATTGCCCACTTATTCGGATTCTTTGCCGGTACCGTGTTAGCACCATTTTTCCTGGGAAGAGGACCAGCCACATCCCCTAGATCATTGCGCGCCATATTCCCTAATATCGGCAGACCGAGCGCACCACGAGGCGGAAAACAAAATATTTTTTGGATCGTCTTAGGCGCATTGGTGTTGTTTGGAATTCTTTCAAGGTTTATGTAA
- a CDS encoding DEAD/DEAH box helicase, whose protein sequence is MALFKELGLSEDIMKSIDRMGFEEATPIQSETIPVALTGKDVIGQAQTGTGKTIAFGLPLLENVDVTNESIQGIVIAPTRELAIQVAEEIYKASYHKRARVLSVFGGQDISRQIRSLKKNPHIVVGTPGRLLDHINRKTLRLQNVNTVVLDEADEMLNMGFIEDIEKILAETPEKKQTLLFSATMPAPIRAIAERFMSEPVNVKVQAKELTISNIQQFYVEVPEKKKFDTLTRLLDIQSPELAIIFGRTKRRVDELSDALNVRGYSAEGIHGDLSQAKRMSVLRKFKEGSIDVLVATDVAARGLDISGVTHVYNFDIPQDPESYVHRIGRTGRAGKSGLAITFVSPREVSYLHHVERVTKRKMDKLKAPTLDEALEGQQKMSMEKLTQAVEAKNLGFYRNAAEQLLEEHDAVTLVSAALKLFTKEPDETPIRLTEEAPMHSRRGGGGRGGDRNRGGGKSSSGGGKGGWNKRSDSRGGKPGGGSGSRDASAKRQGYKRSSRKERV, encoded by the coding sequence TTGGCGTTATTTAAAGAATTAGGTTTATCAGAAGATATCATGAAGTCGATCGACAGAATGGGGTTTGAAGAAGCTACCCCTATCCAATCGGAAACGATTCCTGTTGCATTAACTGGTAAAGATGTTATCGGTCAAGCTCAAACAGGTACAGGTAAAACGATTGCATTTGGTCTTCCATTGCTTGAAAATGTAGATGTGACAAACGAATCCATTCAAGGTATCGTTATCGCACCAACTCGTGAATTAGCTATCCAGGTTGCTGAAGAAATTTATAAAGCTTCTTACCATAAACGTGCTCGTGTTCTTTCCGTATTCGGAGGCCAGGACATCAGCAGACAGATTCGTTCATTGAAAAAGAACCCGCACATCGTAGTTGGTACTCCAGGTCGTTTACTTGACCATATCAACCGTAAGACTCTTCGTCTTCAAAATGTGAACACGGTTGTTCTTGATGAGGCAGATGAAATGCTGAACATGGGATTCATCGAGGATATCGAAAAAATCCTTGCTGAAACACCAGAAAAGAAACAAACATTACTTTTCTCTGCTACAATGCCTGCACCAATCCGTGCAATCGCTGAGCGTTTCATGAGCGAGCCTGTAAATGTAAAGGTACAAGCGAAAGAACTAACAATATCCAACATCCAACAATTCTACGTGGAAGTTCCGGAAAAGAAGAAGTTCGACACATTGACTCGTCTTCTTGACATCCAATCTCCAGAACTTGCTATCATCTTCGGTCGTACAAAGCGTCGTGTAGATGAGCTATCTGACGCATTGAACGTGCGCGGATACTCTGCAGAAGGAATCCACGGTGACCTTTCTCAAGCGAAGCGTATGAGCGTACTTCGCAAGTTTAAAGAAGGATCCATCGATGTACTTGTTGCAACAGACGTAGCAGCTCGTGGCCTTGACATCTCTGGTGTTACACACGTTTACAACTTCGACATCCCACAAGATCCTGAAAGCTATGTTCACCGTATTGGACGTACAGGTCGTGCTGGTAAGAGCGGATTGGCGATCACATTCGTTAGCCCTCGTGAAGTTAGCTACTTGCACCATGTAGAACGTGTAACAAAACGTAAAATGGACAAATTGAAGGCACCAACTCTAGACGAAGCACTAGAAGGCCAACAAAAAATGTCCATGGAGAAATTAACGCAAGCTGTTGAAGCGAAAAACCTTGGTTTCTACCGCAATGCAGCGGAACAATTATTAGAAGAGCACGATGCAGTAACGCTTGTATCTGCAGCTCTGAAATTGTTCACAAAAGAGCCGGACGAAACTCCAATCCGTCTTACTGAAGAAGCTCCAATGCACTCAAGAAGAGGTGGTGGTGGCCGTGGCGGCGACCGTAACCGTGGTGGCGGAAAGAGCTCTAGCGGCGGTGGAAAAGGCGGCTGGAACAAACGCTCCGACAGCCGTGGCGGCAAGCCAGGCGGCGGTTCTGGTTCAAGGGACGCAAGCGCAAAGCGCCAAGGCTACAAACGTTCTTCTCGTAAAGAGCGCGTATAA
- the acpS gene encoding holo-ACP synthase, which yields MIIGTGIDIVELARIEKLMNRQPNFVDRILTPLEKERFNTLSEKRKVEFLAGRFAAKEAFSKAKGTGIGKELSFQDMTIGSTEKGKPYFSEPEITGGNVHLSISHSDQYAIAQVIIESLSS from the coding sequence ATGATTATTGGAACTGGAATCGACATTGTGGAGCTTGCCCGCATCGAAAAATTGATGAACCGCCAGCCTAACTTTGTGGATCGTATCCTAACACCGCTGGAAAAAGAGAGGTTCAACACGCTAAGTGAAAAAAGAAAAGTGGAATTCCTCGCAGGTCGTTTTGCTGCAAAGGAGGCCTTTTCCAAGGCGAAAGGAACAGGCATCGGGAAAGAACTCAGTTTTCAAGACATGACTATAGGGTCCACGGAGAAAGGGAAGCCGTATTTTTCTGAGCCTGAAATAACAGGTGGTAATGTCCACTTGTCCATTTCTCATAGTGATCAATATGCCATCGCCCAAGTAATTATCGAAAGCTTGTCAAGCTAG
- a CDS encoding D-alanine--D-alanine ligase: MKTKLHLLYGGKSAEHQVSLQTALAVTKALDTDKFEVYPLYITETGEWKRGGLLNGPAESVHQLKLEEGGTTIAPLALTNEEETEETQTVVFPLLHGPNGEDGTVQGMLELLNLPYVGNGVLASSAGMDKVIMKNLFDQAGLPQVGYAHFLRSEWEKAADTTYEKVESELGYPCFVKPANLGSSVGISKAKNRKELEAAFREAFDYDRKIIVEQGLEGAREIEIGVLGNDEPECSVIGEIAPKTEFYDYKAKYEDGDTAMIIPAEISEDIYEQVKEMAITAFKAIDGAGLVRADFFLTKEGKLYINEVNTMPGFTPFSMFPLLWQHTDVSYPQLIEKLVGYAQQRHEEKQKIKHTFKKKISPVD, translated from the coding sequence ATGAAAACAAAATTGCATTTATTATATGGCGGGAAATCAGCGGAACACCAAGTTTCCTTGCAAACAGCATTAGCTGTAACAAAGGCTTTAGATACAGATAAATTTGAAGTATATCCGTTATACATAACGGAAACAGGAGAATGGAAGCGCGGTGGCTTGTTGAATGGACCGGCAGAGAGCGTACACCAACTGAAGCTGGAAGAGGGCGGCACAACCATCGCACCTCTTGCATTGACGAACGAAGAAGAAACGGAAGAGACTCAAACAGTCGTGTTCCCACTATTACATGGCCCGAACGGGGAAGACGGAACAGTTCAAGGAATGTTGGAACTTTTAAACCTTCCTTATGTAGGAAACGGTGTGTTGGCATCATCTGCTGGAATGGATAAAGTTATCATGAAAAACCTTTTCGACCAAGCAGGATTGCCACAAGTTGGCTATGCACACTTCCTTCGTTCTGAATGGGAAAAGGCTGCAGATACAACATATGAAAAAGTAGAATCAGAGCTTGGGTATCCATGCTTTGTTAAGCCTGCAAACTTAGGGTCCAGTGTTGGGATCAGTAAAGCGAAAAACCGCAAAGAATTGGAAGCGGCTTTCCGTGAAGCGTTCGACTATGATCGCAAAATCATCGTGGAACAAGGTTTGGAAGGTGCCCGTGAAATCGAGATTGGCGTACTTGGTAACGACGAGCCGGAATGCTCGGTGATTGGAGAAATCGCTCCTAAGACAGAGTTTTACGACTACAAAGCAAAGTATGAAGATGGCGATACGGCCATGATCATCCCTGCGGAGATCAGTGAAGACATCTATGAGCAAGTAAAAGAAATGGCCATCACTGCTTTTAAAGCAATTGATGGAGCAGGCCTTGTGCGCGCAGATTTCTTTTTAACAAAAGAGGGTAAACTGTACATCAACGAAGTAAACACAATGCCAGGTTTCACGCCATTCAGCATGTTCCCATTATTATGGCAGCATACTGATGTGTCCTACCCACAACTAATCGAAAAACTAGTAGGATACGCACAACAACGCCACGAAGAAAAACAAAAAATCAAGCATACATTTAAAAAAAAGATTTCTCCTGTAGATTGA
- a CDS encoding UDP-N-acetylmuramoyl-tripeptide--D-alanyl-D-alanine ligase, whose amino-acid sequence MIKRTLKQIQEMAQGQPISSEYSAIVVEGVSKDTREDMSGKLYIPIIGENFNGHAFVRDAIEKKGAVASFWQKDQPEPPTDLNLIVVDDTIEALQHLASSYRNQIGMKVVGITGSNGKTTTKDMVTSVLETTFRVHKTAGNYNNHIGLPLTILSMKEDTEVAVLEMGMSGRGEIELLSSIAKPDAAVITNIGESHMQDLGSREGIAEAKLEIAAGLKQDGKLIINGDEPLLTDRVGGKTNVIPFGLKANNDYQAKDITLKGRGTHFIIEETEYFIPVLGAHNVTNALAAIIVGELFGVSEVKRKKGLEQLVITGMRNEVVETSGGWTVINDAYNASPTSMRAALDLLGSLDGYGKKIAVLGDMLELGDMEKTFHHEIGQYVKEKNVDYVFTFGALGMEIAKGAQEVMEPSHVKPFMNKQELTRELLPLLENGDVVMVKGSRGMKLEEVIEGIK is encoded by the coding sequence ATGATTAAAAGAACACTAAAACAAATACAAGAAATGGCGCAAGGCCAGCCAATCTCTTCCGAATACAGCGCCATCGTGGTAGAGGGCGTATCAAAAGATACACGCGAAGACATGAGCGGGAAATTGTACATACCGATTATCGGGGAGAATTTTAACGGCCATGCATTTGTCCGTGATGCCATCGAGAAAAAAGGCGCAGTTGCCTCCTTCTGGCAAAAAGACCAACCAGAGCCACCGACAGACCTGAACCTTATAGTTGTGGACGACACCATCGAAGCGTTGCAACACCTAGCAAGCAGTTATCGAAACCAAATCGGTATGAAGGTTGTGGGAATCACCGGAAGCAACGGGAAAACCACCACAAAAGATATGGTCACTTCTGTGTTAGAGACAACATTCCGCGTGCACAAGACGGCCGGAAACTACAACAATCATATCGGCTTGCCGTTAACGATTCTTTCCATGAAAGAAGATACGGAAGTTGCGGTGTTGGAAATGGGGATGAGTGGCCGAGGAGAAATCGAGCTGCTTTCCTCCATCGCCAAGCCAGACGCTGCCGTTATCACCAATATCGGGGAGTCTCATATGCAGGACCTCGGATCGCGTGAAGGAATCGCAGAAGCTAAACTTGAAATTGCTGCCGGCCTTAAGCAAGATGGCAAGCTCATCATCAATGGTGATGAACCGTTATTGACAGACAGAGTGGGAGGCAAGACCAACGTCATTCCGTTTGGCTTGAAGGCTAACAATGACTACCAGGCAAAGGACATTACGTTAAAAGGGAGAGGCACTCATTTTATAATAGAAGAAACAGAGTATTTCATCCCGGTACTTGGTGCCCACAATGTGACCAATGCCCTTGCTGCCATCATCGTTGGAGAGCTTTTCGGTGTGTCTGAGGTGAAGCGAAAAAAAGGCTTGGAGCAACTTGTCATCACTGGTATGAGGAATGAAGTGGTGGAGACATCCGGCGGTTGGACGGTCATCAATGATGCCTACAACGCAAGTCCTACTTCCATGAGAGCTGCATTGGATTTGTTGGGCAGCCTTGACGGATATGGGAAAAAGATTGCCGTTCTTGGCGATATGCTGGAACTTGGTGACATGGAAAAGACGTTTCATCATGAAATTGGGCAATATGTAAAAGAAAAGAATGTGGATTATGTCTTTACATTCGGTGCCCTCGGCATGGAGATTGCAAAAGGTGCCCAGGAAGTGATGGAACCTTCCCATGTTAAACCGTTCATGAACAAGCAAGAATTAACCCGCGAACTGCTGCCGCTTTTAGAAAATGGTGATGTGGTGATGGTAAAAGGCTCACGAGGCATGAAATTAGAAGAGGTTATTGAAGGAATCAAGTAA
- the uvsE gene encoding UV DNA damage repair endonuclease UvsE produces MTIVKLGYVAMSVHLTNASPSKTMTFAQFSKIKDRDAAIEKLERISVENLENCLRLLKHNVANDIQFFRFSSKLIPLANHEEVKDWKFMRPLKGILSQIGDYIEENPMRVDFHPDHFVLLNSKKKEIINQTIKTLSMHRSLLKGMRVPTQHRCVLHIGGGYDDRELALEQFIHNFALVPQPIQEMLILENDDTTFHLRDALYVCEKLNVPLVFDYHHHLAHFEEEAEGWEQDWGRVVQTWEHSPLPVKMHISSPRDEKNFRAHADYVDPKMFMDFLQGIKGSVPEIHCMIEAKKKDEALFQLMKELKSYPEIEIIDGASFKIK; encoded by the coding sequence ATGACCATCGTAAAACTCGGCTATGTCGCCATGAGCGTGCATCTCACCAACGCTTCCCCGTCCAAAACAATGACCTTTGCCCAGTTCAGCAAAATCAAGGACCGGGACGCGGCAATCGAAAAGCTAGAACGCATCTCAGTCGAAAACCTAGAAAACTGCCTGCGCCTACTCAAGCACAATGTCGCAAACGATATTCAATTTTTCCGGTTCAGCTCCAAACTGATTCCGCTCGCAAACCATGAAGAGGTAAAAGACTGGAAATTCATGCGGCCGCTAAAAGGAATCCTATCCCAAATAGGCGACTATATCGAAGAAAACCCGATGCGTGTAGACTTTCATCCGGATCATTTTGTACTGCTCAATTCTAAGAAAAAGGAAATCATCAATCAGACCATCAAGACGCTCAGTATGCACCGCTCTCTTTTAAAAGGAATGAGGGTTCCCACACAGCACCGTTGTGTTCTCCATATTGGTGGAGGATATGATGACAGGGAGTTGGCGCTGGAACAATTTATTCATAACTTTGCGCTTGTTCCGCAGCCTATTCAGGAAATGCTGATTCTTGAAAATGATGATACGACATTTCACTTACGTGATGCTTTATATGTTTGTGAAAAGCTGAATGTACCGCTTGTTTTTGATTACCATCATCACCTTGCACACTTTGAAGAGGAAGCAGAGGGATGGGAGCAGGATTGGGGGCGGGTGGTACAAACATGGGAACATTCGCCGCTGCCTGTGAAGATGCATATTTCAAGCCCGAGGGACGAAAAGAATTTCCGTGCCCATGCCGATTATGTGGATCCTAAAATGTTTATGGATTTCCTCCAAGGCATCAAAGGAAGCGTGCCCGAAATCCATTGTATGATTGAGGCCAAGAAAAAGGATGAAGCACTATTTCAACTGATGAAAGAGCTGAAAAGTTATCCTGAAATAGAGATTATCGACGGGGCTTCCTTCAAAATTAAATAG
- a CDS encoding beta-propeller domain-containing protein has product MKKKVIIFSSIIVSLAIIFAFIYQSREPFAVNGTGNPYSEKDTQTVLSDKKWLLTFTKEFKQESIKENESIYVTDKDGNKVEANLEVSKDFVTVSPPEGGYDPNKGPYELHISGEIESVDGKTLGKQKKIKFTAMKQLPTVASNKELNSLFTARLEQMKQEREESKQFFNFGRSGDESTSSSEDSDGAANADMATESESSSSGSPDGHSETNVQVQGVDEADIVKTDGDFIYQATDQKLKITKADPVEEMTVLTELRYKDFNPYQLFLDGNQLVVIGHYWDEKMMYGESKSSEGDMIMPMHEATKAVIYDITDRANPTVQKTVTLEGGYVSSRKIDNHVYLITNKYANFWMLEEHPEADLRPRVSDTQGEEEGEMEGVPYEDIRYFPDSTEDNFMTIVTIDLNQPQEDASITTYVGSGNQIYMSKENLYVAVPNYGYGPNWANNESTEVYKFSVDGMTVEFRANGAIPGHLLNQFSMDEYKGHFRVAATKGQAWDENSPSSNHLFILDGGMNVVSSVEDLARGERIYSVRFMQDKAYVVTFKEVDPLFVFDLSNPAEPKVLGELKIPGFSNYLHPYDENHLIGFGYDTKLEKDQWGTRVLTNGVKISLFDVSDPTNPLEKHTEIIGGQSTHSPLNYDHKALLFNKDKDIFAFPITKYNENQKDGSYRLDFEGAMVYGIDPKKGFTLHTKITHQQENTLYEDWENMVQRILYIDDHLYTVTPKEVKATKITW; this is encoded by the coding sequence ATGAAAAAAAAGGTAATTATCTTTTCTTCTATTATAGTAAGCCTGGCCATCATCTTCGCGTTCATCTATCAATCGAGAGAACCTTTCGCGGTTAATGGCACTGGCAATCCCTATTCTGAAAAAGACACGCAAACCGTACTCTCAGATAAAAAATGGTTACTTACTTTTACCAAAGAGTTCAAACAAGAAAGCATCAAAGAAAATGAGTCTATCTATGTGACGGACAAGGACGGCAACAAGGTAGAAGCAAATCTGGAAGTTTCAAAAGACTTTGTCACAGTTTCTCCTCCAGAAGGCGGCTATGACCCAAACAAAGGACCATATGAGCTTCACATCAGCGGAGAAATTGAATCGGTGGACGGCAAAACGCTCGGAAAACAAAAGAAAATCAAATTCACGGCTATGAAACAATTGCCGACGGTTGCTTCCAATAAAGAACTAAATTCATTGTTCACAGCCCGACTGGAACAAATGAAACAAGAGCGGGAAGAAAGTAAACAGTTCTTTAACTTTGGTAGGAGTGGCGATGAATCAACATCAAGCTCTGAGGACAGTGACGGCGCTGCAAATGCCGATATGGCAACCGAAAGCGAATCCAGCAGCAGTGGCAGTCCAGACGGCCATTCCGAAACAAACGTTCAGGTTCAAGGAGTGGATGAAGCGGACATCGTAAAAACAGATGGCGACTTCATCTATCAAGCAACCGATCAAAAGTTAAAGATTACAAAGGCAGACCCTGTCGAAGAAATGACCGTCCTGACAGAGCTACGTTATAAGGACTTTAATCCGTATCAACTGTTTTTGGATGGCAATCAGCTAGTGGTCATCGGTCATTATTGGGATGAGAAGATGATGTACGGCGAAAGTAAAAGTAGTGAAGGCGATATGATCATGCCGATGCATGAAGCAACGAAGGCCGTTATTTATGATATTACAGACCGAGCCAATCCAACTGTCCAAAAAACAGTCACCCTAGAAGGCGGTTATGTCTCAAGCAGGAAGATAGATAACCACGTTTACTTAATCACGAACAAGTACGCTAATTTTTGGATGCTAGAAGAGCACCCTGAGGCAGACTTAAGACCGCGAGTATCCGATACACAGGGAGAGGAAGAAGGAGAAATGGAAGGTGTTCCTTATGAGGATATCCGTTATTTCCCTGATTCCACAGAAGATAATTTTATGACGATAGTTACCATCGATTTGAATCAACCACAAGAGGATGCGTCCATTACAACTTATGTCGGCAGCGGAAATCAGATCTATATGTCAAAAGAAAACCTATATGTCGCGGTGCCGAACTATGGGTATGGCCCGAACTGGGCAAATAATGAAAGTACGGAAGTCTATAAATTTTCCGTTGATGGCATGACTGTGGAATTTCGGGCCAATGGAGCCATTCCAGGTCATCTTTTAAACCAATTTTCCATGGATGAGTATAAAGGGCATTTCCGAGTGGCCGCAACTAAAGGGCAGGCATGGGATGAAAATTCTCCGTCAAGCAACCACCTCTTTATTTTAGATGGTGGAATGAATGTCGTCAGCAGTGTGGAAGACTTGGCAAGGGGAGAGCGCATCTATTCTGTCCGCTTCATGCAGGATAAGGCGTATGTGGTGACGTTCAAGGAAGTGGATCCACTATTTGTCTTTGACCTGAGCAACCCGGCTGAGCCAAAAGTGCTTGGGGAATTAAAGATTCCCGGCTTCAGTAATTACTTGCACCCGTATGATGAAAATCATTTGATTGGTTTTGGATATGATACGAAGTTGGAAAAAGATCAATGGGGGACACGGGTGTTGACGAACGGGGTGAAGATCTCCTTGTTTGATGTGAGTGACCCGACAAATCCGCTTGAAAAACATACGGAGATTATCGGCGGGCAATCTACCCATTCGCCGTTAAATTATGATCATAAAGCACTTCTTTTCAACAAGGATAAAGATATTTTCGCCTTTCCAATCACCAAGTATAACGAAAATCAAAAAGATGGAAGCTACCGACTCGACTTTGAAGGGGCAATGGTATATGGAATCGACCCGAAAAAAGGATTTACCCTGCATACCAAAATAACGCATCAGCAGGAAAACACGTTATATGAAGACTGGGAGAACATGGTCCAACGTATTCTGTATATCGATGACCACCTCTACACCGTTACACCAAAAGAAGTAAAAGCGACAAAAATCACATGGTAG